The genomic stretch GCGTTGGAAGTGCAACAAAAGGATTTCCCCGAAATGCATTTGACCACCTTGCCCGCTTTTTACAGCAATCCGGATTACATCAAAATATTATCAAAAAGCATTGCCGAAGGACTCAAGGGTTTTGATTACGACCATATCCTGTTTTCCTATCACGGAATTCCTGAAAGGCATATTAGAAAATCGGACCCAACCAAGTTCCATTGCCAGTTGAACGGGGAATGCTGTAAAACAAACTCTGTGGCGCACCATACTTGTTACCGTCATCAGTGCTACGATACCACCGAACTGGTCAAAAAAGAATTGGGCTTACCCGGGGATAAGGTGAGCACTTCGTTCCAATCAAGATTGGGAAGCGACCCATGGTTGCAACCTTTCACCGATAAAGAATTTGAACGCTTGGGGCATGAGGGCATCAAAAACTTGGCGGTGATCACCCCGGCATTTGTAAGTGATTGCTTGGAGACATTGGAAGAAATCGCAATGGAAGGCAAGGAGCAGTTCGAAGAAGCAGGCGGCGGCGATTACATTCATGTCCCCTGTTTGAACGACCGGGACGATTGGGCCGAGCTCATGGCCAAATGGATCAAGGAATGGGAAGAAAAAGACGCTTTGCCGGAAACCAACATCCGATAAACTCCGTGAAAAGAAAAGAACAAAAGTATTGCTATGAAAATTGAAAACTTGGAGCAAGAGCTTCAACCCCTACGCGAACAACTCAAGAACCATCCAATGTATGCCCAATTGGAGTCGGTGGATGATATTAAAACCTTCATGGAGAGCCACGTCTATGCCGTTTGGGATTTTATGTCCCTCCTGAAGGC from Flagellimonas oceani encodes the following:
- the hemH gene encoding ferrochelatase, translated to MKKGVLLVNLGSPDSPTAKDVKPYLDEFLMDERVIDVNPVLRNIIVRGIILNTRPKKSAEAYSKIWWDEGSPLIIISKRFAEKVQKHTELPVALGMRYGSGSIKEGLQELKKKGVDEVFLVPLYPHYAMSSYETVVVKALEVQQKDFPEMHLTTLPAFYSNPDYIKILSKSIAEGLKGFDYDHILFSYHGIPERHIRKSDPTKFHCQLNGECCKTNSVAHHTCYRHQCYDTTELVKKELGLPGDKVSTSFQSRLGSDPWLQPFTDKEFERLGHEGIKNLAVITPAFVSDCLETLEEIAMEGKEQFEEAGGGDYIHVPCLNDRDDWAELMAKWIKEWEEKDALPETNIR